TGTGGAGGAGCGTCATGGGTGCAAGATGGCAGAAATTGGCTTAATAGTGTATGGTCAGGACTGAAGAATACCAAGCGATCATGAGAACCCTATATATTATACAAATGTCGATGTATGCCTAGTCTATCTGCCCAGCTAGACTGGCTGAAAAGATGCAGGCACCTGTTGCGTTGTGCCAGAAAAAGAGCCACGACCATTGGTTGGCGGTTTACTCCGCTACATATCCCTCGGTATGCCGCAATGCCTGCATTGGATCAGCCTCTTTTGCATTTCTGTTTCTCTCAGATCGCGGCGAATGATATATCGCTGTTATACAGACGGCACAGAGTTTAAATAGTTTCAAGCACTGACAACGCTTAGTGAACTAGATGCCAGTCGCAATACTTCCTGATGTTTCTGAACAGCACTGCATCGGCTGCGCGCTCTGCGTAGAAATCTGCACCGCTCTCGGTCCAGATGTACTCAGGGTCAAGCCGGTGGAAGGATGGAAGAGGGGTAAGGCATTTGTCTTCTATCCAGAGAGATGCATCTCCGACGGAGCATGCATCGGCGTTTGCCCGACAAAGGCAATCTTCTGGATGAGGCCGATGGATTACACCCCAGGACAGCCAGTCCCACTGAAGAAGCACGGTCTCTTCGTGAAGGGCTGGGAAGAAGGTTAAGTCCTTCTTTCTCTTCTCTTTTCTTTCTTTTTCAGATTTTATCAGACAGCACACACACTCTAAGAAACGCTTTATATCATAACAAGAGATATGCCCCAACAACATGGGCTATGTACACATGGATTCGTCTTTCACGTGACATAAATACAAAAACGGCAACATGGAAATCGGCTTTTATGACAAGGACAAGGATGCAACAATTTACTATTCCACCGGCACATCCAAAGGCAAAAACTCCCAAAAGAAATAGCCCAGACTTTGTTTGAAACTGTTGGCCGCAACCTTTGGGCAAAAATTCACTTCAACAAAAAGGGGGTCGCCACCGAGGTTTCGCTGGAAGAATACGACTTTGAAAAAGACGTGCACGGCTTGAAAAAGAAGCTGGGCAAACTGGTAATAGTAGGCAGTTAGATCCACACACAATTAACTTTTAATTAGCACACTTGCTTTGCTAGAATGACTTGGTCGAGTGGGACGAGCAGATAAAGGCGCATCTCTTCTGGGTCTGGAAAGAGGACGAGGGCTTGCTAAAGCGCGGCAAGGAGGGCATGCTGGTGATAACCGACAGGCGCCTTGCGTTCATCTCAAAGACAGAGATGACGTACCGCGCGCACGACACCTACTCTACCCGGCAGCTGAACCGCTTCAAGGCCGGCGAGAACGTTTTCAGGCCAGCCGAGGGCTATGGCATAAAAGAGCTGGAAAAGGACCTCGACAAGAGCCCGGACAATTTCGAGGTGCCGTTCCGGCAGATAATGGACATAACCTCGGAGGAAAAGAGGTGGGGCACGCTCCTCAAGGTAAAGCTCAACCTCGGCGACACGACCAAGACTGTCAAGTTCTCAATCGTCAAGGGCTGGGTCACGTACCCTGCAAAGGATCCGCTGGAATTCCAGCGCATGGACTGGACCCCTCTCATCAATCTGGTGAAAACGGCGGCCTAGGCAAAGCGTTATATGGGCAGTTGTGGAGGCACGTATTACCAGTAAAGACCGATAAATGACCAAAGCATTCGTTTTAATCAATGCCGACACCGGCGTTGAGGGCCTTTTGCATGAAGAGATCAAAGCACTCGACGGGGTGAAGGAAGTTTACGAGCTGTACGGCGAATACGACATCATGGCAGTGGTGGAGGAGCCGGACGAAAAGGAAGTCCAGCGTGTCGTCTCGTGGGAGCTGCGCAAGATAAAGGGCGTGCGCAGCACCAACACGATGGTCGTCGCAAGATAGCAGCAGGCAGCAATAGCAATAATTAAAGAAGGCATTTTTCTTTCCACATTCTCGTTGCCAAAAAAGCTCTTTGTGGTAGGCGTCGGGCCCGGGTCGCCCCTGTACGTGACCGACGCGGCAAAAGAGGCCGTCAGGAAATCAAAATACGTTGTCGGCTACAGGTACACGCTTGCCACGATAGAGGGCGCCATTGACCGCAGCAGGCAGGAGGTCCTCGAAGTCACGATGAAGTCGCAGGAGGATGTGTACCAGGGAGTCTATGCAAGGATGAAGGACGGCGAGTACTGCACCGTGCCTTTCACGGGCGACGTCAATTTCTCCGAATCCGAAGTGGTTGACCGCCTGCTGGAGATATTTGGCGACGACAACGTCCAGATAATACCCGGCATCAGCTCCATACAGGTGGCCGCCGCAAAATCCCGCGTGCCGACCGACAAGGCGTTCATCGTCACCTT
The sequence above is drawn from the Nitrososphaera viennensis EN76 genome and encodes:
- a CDS encoding Lrp/AsnC ligand binding domain-containing protein, giving the protein MTKAFVLINADTGVEGLLHEEIKALDGVKEVYELYGEYDIMAVVEEPDEKEVQRVVSWELRKIKGVRSTNTMVVAR
- the cbiE gene encoding precorrin-6y C5,15-methyltransferase (decarboxylating) subunit CbiE, with product MPKKLFVVGVGPGSPLYVTDAAKEAVRKSKYVVGYRYTLATIEGAIDRSRQEVLEVTMKSQEDVYQGVYARMKDGEYCTVPFTGDVNFSESEVVDRLLEIFGDDNVQIIPGISSIQVAAAKSRVPTDKAFIVTFHVTGDIEQKKKDLVQAVKDGKSVILLPRPWPRDLSKHFMQSDIAKFLKANGIDTQKLKVWVFEHLTTDKETTFKGVVSDLEGKEFSDLSAMVIDQVKRQTYLEF
- a CDS encoding NADH-quinone oxidoreductase subunit I, with product MPVAILPDVSEQHCIGCALCVEICTALGPDVLRVKPVEGWKRGKAFVFYPERCISDGACIGVCPTKAIFWMRPMDYTPGQPVPLKKHGLFVKGWEEG